In Rhinoraja longicauda isolate Sanriku21f chromosome 16, sRhiLon1.1, whole genome shotgun sequence, the genomic stretch tcacggggagaacgtacaaactccgtacagacggcgcccgtagtcaggatcgaacctgagtctctggcgctgcattcgctgcaaggcagcaactctaccactgcgccaccgtgctgccctagtttctgaatgcactgaatagtttctgaatgcactgtaccccCTTGGTATCAcctctcccacagccaacaattggtCACGgacttttccttgatcatccttgctggccttgatttgttcttttaataccattcattcttttgttcttagTAGCTCCTCGTGCCTCCAATTAAGCTCTCCCGACTCAGTCAGATGACGGGTCTCAagttagtcaagtttatttgtcacatacccatccaagatgtgcagtgaaatgaaagtggcaatgcctgtggattgtgcaaaagAACTTACAAttgcagcataaaaattaaaattaatacagaaaaaaaatgtagtctgtggagttataatagttaacagtcctgatggcctgtgggaagaaactccgtctcatcctctccgtttccacagcatgacagcggaggcgtttgcctgccgtagcagctggaacagtccgttgctggggtggtagtggtcccccataatgttgctggctcttgatctgcacctcctgatgtataggtcctgcaggggggcgagtgtagttcccatggtgcgttcagccgaacgcattactctctgcagggccttcctgtcctgggcagagctgttcccaaaccagactgtgatgttgccggacaggatgctctctacagccccagagtagaactattgaaggatcctcagagacactgaatttcttcagctgtctgaggtgttaAAGGCGTTGCCTTCCCTtacccaccagtacggcaatgtgtgttgtccatgtcagatcctctttgatgtggactcccaggtatttaaagctgctcaccctatccacagtagacccatttatttccattggcgagtacgtcctcggatgttgagcccttctaaagtccacatttagctccttagtttttttgacattcaagagaaggctattgtcccgacaccagagtgccagatcagccacctcctcccagtaggccttctcctcgttgtcggcgatccggcccaccaccacgactcgaaacattacctattccttttgtccagagatgctgcgtgacccacagagttactccggcatgttgtgtctttcGTCAATGTGTTTTGTGAACTTTTACAGGGAAGAGCGAGCGGAGGATTTGTGTACGGGAATGACAGGAACATCCCATCGGATCTGCGGCGTCCGTGGGCTCTCTGGTGCCTGAATGTCATCGATCGTTGAGCATGGAGGAGGGACACGCCAATACGTCGCTGGTGCAGGAGGCCGGACACGGGCCGGTCCCAGCTTGCGAGGGATTCTCCGCCTCTCCTGATGCTTTGACCCGCGGGAGAGTCCGCGGCGTGGAGAAATTATTTATCTGCTCCGACTGTGGGAAGGCGTTTGCGCGAACCTCCCTGCTGATCCACCAGCGGATCCACTCCGGGGAggggcccttcacctgctccgagtgCGGGAAGAGATTCCGCCATGCTTCCCGCCTGGCTACCCACCAGCAAGTTCACGCTGGGGAGAAACCAAATGCCTGTCCcgattgtgggaagggattcccTGAAGCAGGCCAGCTGAAGAGGCACCAGCatattcacactggggagaggccgtttGTCTGCTCAGAGTGCAGGAAGGGGTTCATTCAATCGAGTGAGCTGCTGAGACACCAGAGAATTCACACAGGGGAGAGGCCGTACACCTGTACCGAGTGCGGGAAGGCATTCACTCAGTCGCATTCGTTAAAGGCGCACCAGAGAGTTCACAGTGGGGAGAGGCCGTACCCCTGCTCTGTGTGTGGGAAGGCATTTACTCAGTCGTCCGTGTTACTGACACACCAGCggattcacaccggggagaggccctaCACTTGcactgagtgtgggaagggattcaccaATTCATCAGCATTGGCAAGTCACCAGAGAATTCACACCGGGCAGAGGCCATTCACCTGTAgtgagtgtgggaaggaatttgCTCATTCATCAGCGTTGGCAAGACACCGGAGGATTCACACCGGGCAGAGGCCATTCACCTGTAgtgagtgtgggaaggaatttgCTCATTCATCAGCGTTGGCAAGACACCGGAGGATTCACACCGGGCAGAGGCCATTCACCTGTAgtgagtgtgggaaggaatttgCTCATTCATCAGCGTTGGCAAGACACCGGAGGATTCACACCGGGCAGAGGCCATTCACCTGTAgtgagtgtgggaaggaatttgCTCATTCATCAGCGTTGGCAAGACACCGGAGGATTCACACCGGGGAGAAGATGTCGCCCGGTTCTGGCGTGCAGAGGGGCTCAGCGAGCTGCGCAGGGCAGAAGGAATCGCGGTGAGCCGCCCGCCCGCGGCTGGCAGaactagagcggcacggtggcgcagaggtagagttgctgccttacaacgaaggcagcgctggagacccggggttcgatcccgactacgggtgctgtctgtacagagtttgtatgtgctccccTTGACCAgcacgggtttcctccgagaacttcggtttcctcccacactccaaagacgtgcaggtttgtaggttaattggcttggtgaaatgttttaaaaaaattgaccctagtgggtataggatagtgttaatgtgcagggatcgctggtctgcgtgggAAATGTTCACATGTCACATTGCACCAGGCAATCATTGTAATACAATAGTGGCTTCTGTATCTGCAGTGCACTAGACTCCCagaaaaagacctctactggggacCTTTGTGTTGCTGTTGTTTGTGATTCCTGGAACTGCCTGGAATTTAATATCTTGGatctgtgacaaataaatgagttCTGTTATAAACCCTGTgtatcttttgcatgcaatgtatatatagaggccattcggccacctGGGGTGACTCCAATAGAATGTTCTTAataatgcattttttaaatttattcttGTACTTCCTCTTCCTCTGTTTGCTCCGGGAAAGGTGGGTGGGTGAAACTTGTCATTGTTTTATGAGTCTGACAGTTCCAATATTCGGCACTTGTAAGTGTAATGATTTTCGCAAGTGATCGACCAGAGAGCTCGCTTGTACGTGGACTCTCCACAAACAAGGACCAAGTGGCTGCTGTCCATTGGGGAACGCTGAGCCGGTGATTTCAGGTCGTGTCCATGGCGCCCTCTGTACCCAGGAACCTCCGCGCCCCAGAACTCGCCCTATGTTGCGGGCGATACCCAAGCGCGCAGGCGCGGAGAGCCCCTGGAAGTGGTGCGGCCAAGGCGCGCATGCGGTCCGCGGACAAAAGACTCTGGAGGATCGGCGGCAGGTAGGAGCGGGGAGCCGGGGCGCGGGGTCAGTCAGCACCGAGGCCCGGCCTGAGGAGCGGCCCCCCGGCTGCGGGGAGATCGGTGCGGCCCTCGGTGACACGGTGACCCGCCACCTGGGGACGGTGCCGGTCCTTCCCCCTCCGGGCCCCGGGACCGCAATGTCCCCCCGTGGACCCACCACAGAAACACCATGCGGCTCACAGTGGGCCAAGTgttggagagactcagcgggccaaaggcagcgtctctggggaacatggatagccaggcaacatttcgggttgagctgtgctggctcgaagggccaaatggcctcctcctgcacctattttctatttgttttttttctctatgAGATCCTTGTTGAGACTGATCATAACGTCACAGGAGCGGAATtcagccattctgcccatcaagtctgctccgccattcaatcaaggcaacTCACCCTgggagttgggaatttgtggaattctctgcctcagaaggcggtggatgcATTCacaagtgagttagatagagctcttagggctcgcGGTATCAagggttcttttcataccttttgttcttttttttgtacCTTCTCATGCCTCCAATTTCCCTCCAGACtcaccgaagaagggcctcgacccaaaatgacccagaactgagatgaggaaaaactttttcagtcagagagttgtgaatctgcggaattctctgcctcggaaggcagtggaggccaattctctgaatgcattagagagagagctggatagaggtcttaaggatagcggagtcagggggtatggggagaaggcaggaacggggtactgattgagaatgatcagccatgatcacattgaatggcggtgctggctcgaagagccgaatggcctcctcctgcacctattgtcacctattccttttgtccagagatgctgcgtgacccacagAGTTGTGCCTCTCCTCAATGTGTTTTATGAACTCTTTTTACAGGGAAGAGCGAGCAGAGTACGGGAATGTCAGGAACTTCCCATCAGATCTGCGGCGTCTGTGGGCTCACTGTGGCGCCTGAATGTCATCGATCGTTGAGCATGGAGGAGGGACACGCCAGCACGTCGCTGGTGCAGGAGGCCGGACACGGGCCGGTCCCAGCGGGGGAGGGGTTCTCCCCGCCTCCTGATGCGTTGACCTGCCGGAGAGTCCGCGGCGTGGAGAAATCATTCACCTGCTCCGACTGTGGGAAGGCCTTTGCTCGGACGTCCCAGCGGGTGCACACGGGGGAGCGGCCCTTCACCTGTGGCGAGTGCGGGAAGAGGTTCCGCCATGCTTCCCGCCTGCTGACCCAGCAGCAAGTTCACTCTGGGGAGAAACCAATTGCCTGTCCTGATTGTGCGAAGGGATTCCCTGAAGCAGGCCAGCTGAAGAGGCACCAGCatgttcacaccggggagaggccgtacTCCTGCTCTGAGTGCGGGAAGGGGTTCATTAGATCGTGTGCGCTGCTGACACACCGGAGAATGCACACAGGGGAGAGGCCATTCCCCTGTATTGAGTGTGGGAAGGCATTCACTCAGATGCATTCGTTAAAGGCGCACCAGAGGGTTCACAGCGGGGAGAAGCCGTACACCTGTGGTGAGTGCGGGGAGGCGTTCCCTCAGTCGTCTGCGTTACTGAAGCACCGGAGActccacaccggggagaggccgtacACCTGCTCTGAGTGCGGGAAGGGGTTCATTGGATCAAGTGAGCTGCTGAGACACCGGAGAATCCACACAGGGGAGAGGCCGTTCCCCTGTACTGAGTGTGGGAAGGCATTCACGCAGTTGTCGGCGTTACTGACGCACCAGAGGATTCACAGCGGGGAGAAGCCGTACCCCTGTACTGAGTGCGGGAAGGCGTTCATTAGGTCGTCTGCGTTACTGACGCACTGGAGAATCCACACAGGGGAGAGGCCGTTCCACTGCTCTGTGTGCGGGAAGGCATTCGCGCAGTCGTCGACATTAACGACACACCAGCggattcacaccggggagaggccctaCACCTGCAcggagtgtgggaagggattcgctTATGCAACTTCGTTACTGAAACACCAGAGGACTCACACCAGGCAGAGGCTGTTCAGCTGAGACGACACCAGCGAGTGCACACTGGGGAGAACCCGTTTGTCTGTCCCAATTGTGGCAAGGGATTCACTCAAGCAGGCAATCTGACGAAGTACCAGAAAATTCACACCGGGTAGAAGACGTCGCCCGGTTCTGGCGTGCAGAGGGGCTCAGCGAGCTGTGCAGGGCAAAAGGTATCGCGG encodes the following:
- the LOC144601397 gene encoding uncharacterized protein LOC144601397 — encoded protein: MQYLSLYLPPQLHPWTQTVFPEYDHLPGTSNGIAIVRFTTITYGGGQAEDMCIGISNVLSSPAPAPVRERFTVSAEAHLTNRMTLQRVHSGERPFDCTECGKRFAVSSALLRHQRLHSGERPFTCHECGKRFTQKSVLLEHQRVHTGDRPFTCTECGKGFPRSSPLLRHQRTHTGERPFACSECGKGFSQSSHLVSHQRVHSVERPFACPDCGKGFTQASNLKTHQRIHTGDRPFTCPECGKGFTQSAALQRHLGVHTGERPFTCPECGKDFTQLSALLGHQRIHTGVRPFTCSDCGKGFTHFASMVTHQRVHTGEKPFSCGECGKRFTLSSALLKHQRIHSGERPFTCSECGKGFTQKSVLLEHQRIHTGERPFTCSECGKGFTQSSHLKTHQRLHAVEKPFSSPSHGTKWPPLSIGERRAGDFRSCVQWRPLYPETSAPQNSPYVAGGAKRAGAESPRKWCGQGAQAVRGQKAPEDRREGRASGGFVYGNDRNIPSDLRRPWALWCLNVIDRTSAPQNSPYVAGDTQARRRGEPLEVVRPRRACGPRTKDSGGSAAGAEFSHSAHQVCSAIQSRQLTLGVGNLWNSLPQKAVDAFTRKSEQSTGMSGTSHQICGVCGLTVAPECHRSLSMEEGHASTSLVQEAGHGPVPAGEGFSPPPDALTCRRVRGVEKSFTCSDCGKAFARTSQRVHTGERPFTCGECGKRFRHASRLLTQQQVHSGEKPIACPDCAKGFPEAGQLKRHQHVHTGERPYSCSECGKGFIRSCALLTHRRMHTGERPFPCIECGKAFTQMHSLKAHQRVHSGEKPYTCGECGEAFPQSSALLKHRRLHTGERPYTCSECGKGFIGSSELLRHRRIHTGERPFPCTECGKAFTQLSALLTHQRIHSGEKPYPCTECGKAFIRSSALLTHWRIHTGERPFHCSVCGKAFAQSSTLTTHQRIHTGERPYTCTECGKGFAYATSLLKHQRTHTRQRLFS
- the LOC144601112 gene encoding uncharacterized protein LOC144601112, which codes for MEEGHANTSLVQEAGHGPVPACEGFSASPDALTRGRVRGVEKLFICSDCGKAFARTSLLIHQRIHSGEGPFTCSECGKRFRHASRLATHQQVHAGEKPNACPDCGKGFPEAGQLKRHQHIHTGERPFVCSECRKGFIQSSELLRHQRIHTGERPYTCTECGKAFTQSHSLKAHQRVHSGERPYPCSVCGKAFTQSSVLLTHQRIHTGERPYTCTECGKGFTNSSALASHQRIHTGQRPFTCSECGKEFAHSSALARHRRIHTGQRPFTCSECGKEFAHSSALARHRRIHTGQRPFTCSECGKEFAHSSALARHRRIHTGQRPFTCSECGKEFAHSSALARHRRIHTGEKMSPGSGVQRGSASCAGQKESR